Below is a window of Vigna radiata var. radiata cultivar VC1973A unplaced genomic scaffold, Vradiata_ver6 scaffold_373, whole genome shotgun sequence DNA.
GGTGTTATACTTCTGTATAGAAACAGAGCCAAGAAGAGGGATAGAGTATAACAGGCTAGCTgctattttgaatgttttttatatGGTTTGTATGATGCATGttattatatacaaattctAAAACGTTGTAAACATTACTCAAAATTATTGGTGTtcatatttaacaataaaagtCATAGGTGTcttaaacaaaacatttaaCTGTAAGTAAATACAGGCAACAGTCATACAAGTTTACTATAATCATCAATCACAATGTATTAAGTCCAGGTCTTGTTGATCAGTTTCAATATTATTACCGTTGTAAATTTCAgttttggaaattgaaatccCAAACATACTCCCTCAGAAAGCCATAAGATCTTTGTTCGGAGGGATTTTCTGGAATCAAAGCATGGCTGGTCCGCTATGGCTGCTACAATAAACTGTTCCACTACAGCTGCCCCTGTAAAGGACACATACCCATCTATACTACTTTAGTGACTTCAACACCTTACCTTAAAATTCCCTCCTACTACCTATTGGCCCTTGCATATAAAGCTACTCATAAATTATGAGCACCGATATCTTGTAATTTTCTATTAGAATTGCTATcatattttcatgaaaataatatgtatattttaaatagtatGACATACTTATTTATAATAGGTTCCACCAATAACTAGTGCTACTTTTAACCgttaaatattgatatttttatatcaattattgtTTTCAATTCGTTTGTTTTGATGTATATGAGCTTTTAAGAACTAATGATTTGTCTTATGTCATGCTTTTTGTCTAGTGCTTATGTCTCTAGCCGTTTTAGACATTAGCCAATATGAAACTCAATTTTCCTTGTTGACTGAAACTGCAATTGCCATGCGCAGTTAAGCATTGTGTTTAAAAATTGGCTTCCAGATTATAAGTCACTCTTCTTGGGTGCAATTTTTACTGTAAATCTTTGTAGAGTTCTTCATATGCTTCACCTCGTTTTCTAGTCTATCTACATATCTTATCAACTTCTCCATTTTGCTCAGTTGTCTAGCTTATCTCTCCTTGCTATTCGGTAAACATGTCAAGTTCTCCTCGCTATTCCAAAATTGTACTGAGTTTTTTTGCTACTTGACAATCTTGCCGACTTCTTGCTGTTCAGTAAACTTATCGAATTCTTCTTGCTATTTGACTAACTTGTCGACCTCATCGGTCTCTTCCTTATACTCGGCTATGCCAATTCTGCAAACCAAACTATTCTTTGTCTTCTTGTTCATGGCTTCTTCCACTAAGATCGCTTCCAACGAAAATTAAATTTCCTGTCACAAAAAATCCACATTACCATGTCTACTATACATCACTATACATAACTGTTAATGATTTATGcctatttgttatatattttaaaaaaaatttaaacgattcaaaatttaaaaatgcaaGGGAGATTTTTCAACAAATACGAAAATCAACAAAGGATTTAaactttaaacctaaaataaaataaataaaaaagaaaatagaaaagagaatatattttcttcctcaaattaataaacatatgTTCTTTATACCTCTTTATTTTGTGTATGCcgttactttaatttttatttttcccattaattttaattttaattttttatttagttatctGAAAGTGGGTATTGACAAtagtatattaatatttatgaaaatacataaatattaaattcttaCTATATTCCCAGTGCACACCAAGAAAGAGTTTAGTTTAGCAACAGCAAACTACTAATCTAAACTGAACAAAACCTTTGTTTGGAGGACTACCTTCGAACCATGCTGGCAGCGATTCGGAGAATGACGACAGTGGCAGGAGAAACTGCACGCATCACTAGATTCTCTCTTCATGCTCCAAAACACGTTAGTTACTTTTTCTCTGTATTGTCTTCATACCCTTCTATTGGTACTTttccttaaatttatttaatttactaaaaTCAATCATATTTAGGTTGCCATAGATAGGGTTAATATCTTTTGAGCATACATCAATTCATGAAAATATTCAGGTTTATTGCAAGGTTGAAATTTTTAAGGTAAATAGAATTGATGGAAGTGTGATGTCCTCCATAAGTAATAATGATCATGGtttcttgttttgaattttgttgttgtttcagGTAGAGGTGGAATTTGGCGATGGTAGAATGTTCAAGCTATCTGCTGAATTTCTCAGAATAAATAGTCCCGCAGTTGATGGGAAGATTAGGTCAATTGGAGGTGAAAAGGTACTAATTCTAGCAACTTTTGGGAGCTTGTCATCATTTAATGGTTGAATTAGGGTATGTTTGGAAAAGTTTCTTTGCATATTTGGGCTTATAATGAGAAGCACTTGTTGAAGTGGTTGAGGCAGATTGTGAAAGTAGCTCATGATTTGTTTCTACGCTGTTTTCAGATTATTTAACTCCACAGGATAGCTTTTTAAAACAGCTACAACTTGTAGGAAAGCAATTTaatcctattttcatttttgttattgAAACAATTTATGCACGAGTGTTTGTTTGACAAACACTAAAGTCCTGTATGGATCAATTTCTTCATAAGCACGAGtatagaaatgaaataaaaggcTCAGATCAAACATTTTCCCTAAGTTAAATGAGCATTTCAGGTTCTACACATTTGAAGTCTTTGAGTTAgttcgtttttctttctttttttcttctattgttcTATAAGCACTAAATTAAGTTATTTGCTCAAATGCGCCCAATAACAATGTCCTTTCTAATAGAATCGATTTTGAGGTGTTGAATTGAATTCTATTGATTCCTTTCTAATTATTCTTCCTTTTTAACCAGGTGATATCTGGGAGGCGCCACGTAGGAATCATGTCTGCAGAACCAGTGGGAAACTATGGGGTGAGGTATCACTGCAATCTTTGTCATATTAGATCAAAATTTCAGAGTTCTTGGTTTATTGCCCATCTGAACTAGACAGTAATGCATGATTGTTGAATTGGCTGGTTCAGGTTCAATTTTGATGACTTGCATAAGACTGGTATTTATTCATGGGACTATTTTTATCATCTGGGGAGTAACAAGCTTACCCTTATGAGAAATTACATTAAAACTTTGAAGAAACATGGGCTTAGTAGGGATCCAAGAGGAAGGAAGTGATGCAGACTTCAGTTTAATCACCCAAATATTAGTTTGAGATTTGGTGTCAAATATCAACATGGCACTCTGATAGCTTCATTTATTGAAAGTGAAACCTGTAATGTTGAAGGTTTGAGTTGAATGAATGGTAAATTATGGATATCAATACAATTGGAGAAGAGAGGGGAATAAAGGAAGGTTTTGCATCATTTccgaattttttttatgaggaAAGGATGATATAATTGTCTGCGAAGGCAGTTCTGTATTTTCTAGAGAGCTCTTGATTCCATTTTAGATCTTGTTGTATTTTAATTGCTGtacattgttttttttcttctttacccACATTATGTAATAGAATCTGTAatctttaaaattcttttgacTTAGCTGCAAAGTGCTCTGAAAAATATTATGGGCTTTAATGGAAAAGACCTTTTTTTTCCTGGTGTTTGTTCATTGTGCCAAAACCCTTATTATGCTCATATTTCCACTGTGAAAACTTATAATATAAACTTTACAAGACCCAATGAACATAACTGGGAGGAGAAATgatatcagttttttttttttatttttttattttagttatctaaaaagtaaaaagtttaTTTGTTCTATTTTCTATCAAGAAGCTAGCAGAAAAAGGTAAGTATTTCttcaaaataagttattttaacaGTACTGGATATAATTAgcgtttaaaaaaaaagtcttctattgtatatttgaataatttggtCCCTTTAGGTGATGATTAATTACTATATTTGATCTTTGAAAATCCGGGAGTTTGTATCTTTCAATGGTTAAATTAGAACTTTACACtacctttaatttattttatgaatattactttataatatttttatatttatttaaatattattaaaaggtttcatagaagatgaaaattaaaCTTCGAATACCTTCACTTTTGctttatctctctctctctctttttaagTGTGCCATATATTTACaagatttaaaaaaagatagtttttcataataaattagaaaaaaggaTAACGGAAAAAGCAATAAAGATGCTAGACAGAGAGAGTGAGAAATATTACTCTCTGTTGGAATAGTGAAGAGTTTGTCTGTGTTAGCTTCTTTTCTTGTGGTCCAGACAGTGTTGCTTAATAACAAAAGTGGGCCACATTAGGAATTCGCGATAATTTGCTACAACCTGAATTAGATTTAAGCTACATAAGGACAAAGAAATTGGAGCATGGAATATGTAAATATGGGATAGCTGCTGAAGAATTGTGTGGAGAACTCTAGAGTGAACCAAAGTCACATCACAAAAGATCAGATTTTTTATCATCTAGGTCCAGAAATGTCCAATGCATCCTATAAATTTAAGTGCAAACATCAGCTTCTCATTGTCCATTGTCTTACCATAGCATTGACATCCCCTTAGCATCTTTGCCTAAAAGAAAAATGGCCTCAACTGTAGTACCAAATATGAGTTTCTATGCCCACACTTCATCTAGtagaataaacaaattttccagTGTCAAATTGCTACCATTGTCAAGCACAGGGAATAGAACTTTCTGCAACAATGTAAAGGCTAAGGCAGGAGGTGAAGCAAGTCTGCAGAAGTCAAAGCATCAGCAGCAGCCAATGATGAGGGTGCCACAAGCTTCACCTAAAGGTAATTGAACAGTAATAAtccataatttctttttattccttCATTATACATTGAACATAGTGATGTTGACAAATGACAAATGATTACTCTTTATGCAGTGCTGTTGAACCAATTTCCAGTAGCAAGGACTGTGCAGCAAATGATGGACACAATGGAGAGGATGGTGGAGAATCCCTTAGTTTATGATAGCACTTCACCTTGGATAGTTGCAGGAGATGATGAATACAGTAAGGGAAAGATTCCTTGGGCAATAAAGGAAGgccagaaagattacagaatgaGATTCAACATGCCAGGAATGAACAAGGATGACGTCAAGGTATGGGTAGAAGAGAACATGCTGGTGGTGAAGGCCGAGAAGACACTCAAAGAGCACCATGAAGGTCAAGCAAACAGTaatgaagaaataaatacaaaatatgaaGAAGATTGGCCTGCCAATAGCTACGGTAGATATAACCATAGAATAGCCCTCCCAGAAAACATTGAGTTTGATAAGATTAAGGCACAGGTCAAAGATGGTATTCTTCATGTAACAATTCCCAAAGCCAACACCTCCGCAAAAGTAATTAACATAGATGTACACTAACTCTAAGCTCAAAATAAAGTTTGTTCACCGCTACATTAGTTTTTGTCATCTAATTTCTGACATAAGGATAAAATGAAACCTTATCTCCTCAGCATAACGATACTGACATAATTTCAGTACGAATTTCTCTGAAAAAAAAAGCCATATAAAGTAAATCACTGTAGATGATGAATAAAGGTTTACACTATAAATTCCAATCAAGtcagaaaacaaaataagaatacattCTGGGTTCATGTTATTCCTTTCGTTAGTGTTGCCACGCACAATCAAATGCAAATAGCCATGCAAGGCAGACTGAGCCATGCAGCCCCATTTTGTGTTCAGAAAGTTTACAAGAATCTGGCTTACAGATTAGCAAAACACAGGTCAAATAGCAGATTGGTGTAAACTGGATTTCAAGAGCAGTTCATATTTTATCATACTTTATCCATCAGTTACACTTTTGCTCTCTGAAAATGTAGGTCGGAGTCAAGTGCACTTCACACTGTATCCATCAGTGACTCCTTCactttttgaaaatgttgattgAGAACTTCTTTGTGGAAAAAACAATCAATTAGGACGGCTTTTTCTTTCTACCGGTTTGTGAGATGCGCTTCAGCTTTTGGAGTTCCCTTTTCATTCCTCTGTAATACAAAGGACCAACGTTAATTGGAGCCATTAAAATTTTCCTAAATTAAGGTTGAGTGAGAAGCTTTGAAGTAAATACCTCTGATACAAGTAAATGTAGAGATAGTATAGTAGCAGCAGTGTCACAAGCAAAATAGACACAAAGATGTAGAACACATTTGTCTTCTTCTGCACATGTCAAGAAATTAGTTAATGAAAATTCTCTTACTTTCATCCTACAGATATTTTTCCTTGTCTTCTTTTCATTGAGAGATCTATATCCAAAGTAAGATCCCTTGTAACAAGTAAATGGGatcttttatgattttctttccaGATAGCGCTACAATTTCTAGTTACATAGTTCCAGTTTTCTTAATCCTTATACAAATAAGGTTTTCTGAAAATTGAGTATCAGTGTATCACTCATGCAAGAAATTGTATATAGTTGGACAGGTATCATAGGTATACAAAAAGTAAGAAgtgattgaaaaaaataaaaccaattacAGATTTCAGAATTACCCTGCGCCCTCTTGAGAAAGGTTGCCTACTTCCAATGCAGCTGTGTGCCTCACAGAATTGGTGCAAAAACAATTCTGTCAAAGTGTTCACACGAGAAAGCAATTTCATAAACCACCATAAATATGCACAATATTTTGCAAGAATGGAGAAAATATTGTAATACCATGAAGTCGGCTTGCCACAGGACCCTCATTAATTGGAAAACAACTGTCGGCTAAGCTCTATGAAAAAAAGGTACATTAGAAACACAAAAAATTAGttacattttattgtaaatgAATGGATATACCAAAGCACACCTCACATAGATGTTTATTCCTAGCAGCAGCGGCAGGATTGcactttgatttttttgaaCCAGAATTCACTTCATGGTCACAGTGCAGTGCACCACATACATCTGCTAAGCACTGGCTTTCATTCTGGATTCAACACAGCTATCTCATTTCAGTAATTAATGCAACTGCATCACAAGATTGAGCAGAGAAGACTACCAAAATTTTCATCTTTTGGGTTActattacaaaattttcaaagCTAAACATAGTAACATATTACTGAAATATGAAAGTTTTGTgaaatatcttttacttttgatGAGGGAAGACCATACAACTCAATCCAACaagtatttatgaaaaaaagataCAACTGGATCAGATTTGTGAATAAAAATGTGAATCTTTATTGATGAAGCCTACTTTGCAGTCCAAAACGTGGGTAGGGTACCCATAATTGAAACTATACAGAGAATAGTAAATTCCCTGAATTTTTGAGAGAGACCCAAGACTCTCCCCATACATGATATAAATTGATCAACTAATTCCTTTTCTCAATCCCTCTTCATATTTATAGGCAAACATGCTTTATTACTATAGTTATCCCAGTCACAAATATAATTGGCAAATGACCAACTAACTATTAATGGGAGGTACCTAACACTACATATTTTGTTGTGCTTCTAGGTCAAGTGGGGATAACTCTCAAAACAGAGAGAGAGCTTAAAGAAACTAAGTATTTAACTTTGTCCTGGACATGAATTGAGTCCATTCTTAAATGTTAGGCTTGGCTTAAAACTTAGACAAGGCCGAAACATGCATGATGCACAGCTTGACCAGCAGTATCTTCTCATAGCAACGGTACGCAGTACTGGAGTTCAGTTTCGCCCTATTACAACTCCACGTTCCTCATGAGATGACCATAATAATGtcataaaatacaatattcATAACTAAATAGTGACTGATGGCATTTTGATTATTCAGTCCAACCCAATTTGTACCTTTTCAAAGATATTTTAGACATTTTTCCATCaatggaagaataaaaaatagtattgaAGAAGAATTATCTACCAAATTAAGCAAATTGGAGTGTCTGTTGTCAAAATGCTGATCAAGATGTTTCTCTTCATAGAAACTTTTCTTACAGTACCCACATTGCCATTCATTTATATCTATATGAAACTTGTGCTGCTCCTGATCTCTGTATATATCATTGTCAGGGTGAAACCTACACCGTTTTGGgatatgatatttttctttctccacaAAGGGCATCAAATACTGCAGCAAAAATCATATATCAGGGGAACGTACACTAATATCAACGGGAGTAATTCGTTTGGATATGTTCTCATACCTCTTGAATGATCTGCCAAGCTGTTCTACTTCTTTCTCTAGAGCAATGTATTTGATGATAACCATCCTCCTGATTCAAAATTCTGAACAGCTACATCATATATTAGCCATACCAATTCCTGAATCTTGGAACAAGAAGCAAGAAAGGCACAGAGATAGACCAAGAGAAAGTAAAAGAaggaaacaaataaaacaaattatactaATTCCTGACGTCGAACAAACGACAAAAGTTTATCAAGTACGAATCATACAccattttagttatttaattccTTGCCCTTATCAATAACCGGATAACCACGAAGTGAGGCAGTTAACTACAAAATGAAAgctaaaaattgttttcttctgGTTCAAAATACTCAGTTTAAAGCTCGCTCACCTTCCAGCACTTGAATCTGCATAAACCTGTACAAAGAAACAattgaagatttatttttatactgtcatgaaaattagaaaaaataactgCACAAGTTTGGAAATTGgaactaaaaataaacaaaacaaaaccaggACCTAACTTAGCTGCTGAAGATAATTGCAAAAAACGGCTCACAATACTAATTTAAAAAGTTCCTACTTCTACGGTGATTCACACGAAAAATATGCCGATCAATTTTAACATCCAAAAGAAAGGtgctagaaaataaaaacaaaaacacagcATGAACAGAAACTGGACTAATTCCTTACACATCACAACTCCATTCTATAGCAATCCAAATTCAAGCGATCCCAAATAGTCCACGgcaaaaaaatgaaactttcaGCAAAAAGAGGAGGTAACCACGTTGTGAAAGTAAGAAACACAGCATGCAATGCTCAATTCCCATTCCTCAAGTAGAAAAGgtagaaaaatcaaacaaaaacatattgaTTTGTACAGAGAAAGAACCAAGGATCCTCAATCGCTTGGATCTCCGTTCTGTGTCAAGAATAATCCAAATTCACGCAAACCAAATAGCCAATGGATTAAATTCAGCAAAGTCCCACCCAGAAGGAAAATGGGTATTTCCAATAATTCAACAAAACTGACAAAAGCACATAAAAGGAtcacttttatttcttataactACATGATTAGTGTATGAAGTAGGTGAGATTGAAGATACCCTTGTGAACTGCAGAGAAAAACAGAGGCCACAAAGAATGTACAGAAGAAACAATGGATGATGCCAAACCCAcatcttcttcattcttctcctGGTTTCTTGCTTTGCTCAATGCAAATTCCGAACAGAAAAAAAGGTTGAGACTTGCACCAAAAATGTTTTGGTGCAATCTCCGATGGGTACCAGAAACCCCTTGTGCAGCCACGACGCTTTATCCTATCATATTTTGCCGCGTGGCAAACCACTGGAATTGGCACGCCGTTTCTTTGACTTCTGCCGTCTAACCTTGGTGGACCtgtaatgttttttctttgcaAGGTGATTTTAGCTTGATAAAACACCATTATCTTGGCTAATAATAACATACTTATGGttacaatatatttttggttaactccaaaaataactataacaattaaaaaaaaaatacgtttataaatatatttgcgTTATATAATCTATCATCATAAAATAGAGTCAGCATGTTAGTTAAAACATAGGTTATTGAGATTTCTTGGGTTAATTCTCACTCATTAGAAAATTATGCACAACCAACAAAAACAACCTATTTTTCACAATCTCAAATAGTCCGTCTAAAGGTtaaaaattcaacattttttcaaactttttttcatcttttatgtatcatgtaaataatttggtgtatcttatattttctttcatctccAAGTAGAAAAGATCTTAGATCCCATGTCACCGAAATCATGTAAATGTTTCTACCAAgtaattattttcatctttattatATACTGTTCCGGTTGGATTCTGATCCTACTCTTCCTTCACAATTTCTCCTGACTGTCCGGTCTCTCCGAACTTCTTTCCCGACACCTCTTCTATGAGCTTCAATCCAATGCTAAGACTCCTTCTGTCCAGTCcggtcgggtacctgctaaaggcactctgacgctcaagtcagtaagTAGTTAaaaggtagagatagagagagaaaatggcTAGTAAGAATAAAtgagcattcaatgtaaccaactaccttTCACCATTNacctatatttatagtttttgttgtgGGCCTGAGATTAGTTAATTCTTAATTACGGCCCAATCCTGACCCATCATTATTAATCGCGCTTTACCATAATCTAATCTTAATGTTTCTTTTATCCCAGCTGGCCAATGTAG
It encodes the following:
- the LOC106780155 gene encoding uncharacterized protein LOC106780155, which encodes MLAAIRRMTTVAGETARITRFSLHAPKHVEVEFGDGRMFKLSAEFLRINSPAVDGKIRSIGGEKVISGRRHVGIMSAEPVGNYGVRFNFDDLHKTGIYSWDYFYHLGSNKLTLMRNYIKTLKKHGLSRDPRGRK
- the LOC106780164 gene encoding small heat shock protein, chloroplastic-like, with translation MASTVVPNMSFYAHTSSSRINKFSSVKLLPLSSTGNRTFCNNVKAKAGGEASLQKSKHQQQPMMRVPQASPKVLLNQFPVARTVQQMMDTMERMVENPLVYDSTSPWIVAGDDEYSKGKIPWAIKEGQKDYRMRFNMPGMNKDDVKVWVEENMLVVKAEKTLKEHHEGQANSNEEINTKYEEDWPANSYGRYNHRIALPENIEFDKIKAQVKDGILHVTIPKANTSAKVINIDVH
- the LOC106780163 gene encoding uncharacterized protein LOC106780163 codes for the protein MKKMWVWHHPLFLLYILCGLCFSLQFTRVYADSSAGRILNQEDGYHQIHCSRERSRTAWQIIQEYLMPFVEKEKYHIPKRCRFHPDNDIYRDQEQHKFHIDINEWQCGYCKKSFYEEKHLDQHFDNRHSNLLNLNESQCLADVCGALHCDHEVNSGSKKSKCNPAAAARNKHLCESLADSCFPINEGPVASRLHELFLHQFCEAHSCIGSRQPFSRGRRKKTNVFYIFVSILLVTLLLLYYLYIYLYQRGMKRELQKLKRISQTGRKKKPS